A segment of the Limisphaera ngatamarikiensis genome:
ATGTTGGCGCGCTGGGCCCAGCGGACCAGATCGCGGATGCGGTTCAGTAACGGGTTGGAACACTCGAACTCGCCCACCGGCTCGGAGATGGAGTGAACCAACACGCCCTCCAGGGAGACGATTTCGGGCAGGGCACCTCCGGGTTGGGCGGGGAACAGCCGGGCTTCCAAATAGCGGCAACCCACGTAGTAAAACTGCGGGAACCACGTCTCCACGCCTGCCGTCTCGCTGTCCGCGCCGTGTTCCGCGTCCCCCCGCAAAGTGTACTGCCACCAGGAAAGGCCACGGTCGGGACTGCCCATGGTGCGCCGGTCGATTGTCCCGTCGGGAAACAGGATTTCGGCCGGTGTCAGACGCACGGCGCTGCCGGCCGGGCCGCGGACCCGGAGCCGCGGCATCCAGGAGGCGTTCTGGCCGAGGTCGAAGATCCACAGGTCGGGCGCAAGCTGCCTGACCGAGACGGGTTTGCGGGTTTCAATGGCCCGGATGGGCAGGGCCGCGGCCTGATGGCCGCGCAACGTGGCGGCCGGCCGCACCACGGCCACCGCAAAATCCCACTCGCGATCGTCGAACCCCGGGAGCTTCCATCCCGGCGGGTCCCGGCGCGCGTCGTAATCCTCCCCGCCGTAAATGCTGCTGTAGGTGATGGGCCCGGGATGCACCTTCCACGTGGGATCAGTTCCGACAAATTCCGTCGAGCCGTCCGCATATTCCAGACGCAGATGCAGGATGGCGCGCAACGGTCCAAACGAACCGGTGAACTTGGCGAAACGGTGGCGTCGGACCACGTGGTACATGCCGTTGCCGAGCATGAGGCCGACGGCGTTTTGGCCGGGCCGCAACAGGCGGGTCACATCGTAGGTGTCGTAAAGCGTGGTCTTGCGGTAGTCGGTCCAACCCGGCGTGAAGAGGTCATCACCCACGCGGTTGCCGTTGAGAAACATCTCATAATGACCGAGCCCGCAAACGTGCACGACGGCGCGGGTGAGGTTGGGACGCACGTCGAATTCCTTGCGCAGGATGAGCGCTTCGGTTTCGGCCGGGGCGCAGATCCACCGGCCGCGCCATTCCGCCGGATCCAGGATGCCCATCAACCAGGTGCCGTTGGTGCTCCACGGGGAGGGACGCCCGTTTTCATCCCACACCCGCACCTTCCAGAACACCTGCTCGGACGACCGCAACGGTCGCCCGCCGTATCGGATGTGGAGGGTTTCGTCCGAAAAGACCCGGCCCGAATCCCACAGGTCGCCTTCGTCCCGGGCAAGTCGCTCGGGTGACGAAGCCGCCAGGATTTGCCAGGCCGTCTGACGGCGGCCGCGGCCGCTCCCGGTCAGCTTCCACGAAAGGCGCGGATTCGTGACCTCCACGCTGCGTGCAAAGGCATCGTATTCGCAGCGCAACGCAATCGGTTGCAGCTCACCGGCCGCATCCACCGGCCGGATCCCCACCAGGAACAGTCCCGGCACAACCCAACCGGTCGTCCGCGCCACAGAGGCCATCGTCCGGCACAGGGATCGAATCCCACCAATCATGGCGCCGAGTCTACCCCGCCCGGACCCGCCGGGCCAACGCCGGGCGCAAGAACCGGGCAACAGGACCGCGCCCGACCCCAGCCGCCGGGCCAGAGACGGGAGGGCCCGGCTCCCGAACAAGGGAGCGGCGGAATCGAACGATAAGCCTTCTGACGGCCCATGGAAAGGTCTGCAGCATGGACCGGCCACGTGATCGGCCTCGCAACCGGGCCCTGACGTGTCCCGAAGACCTGATGCCGGAAATGCTCGGCAATCCACAAGGTCAAGGGTGCGGGCCGTAAGGGTCCACCCCCACGCCCATGAATCGCTGCGCAGGCCCCGTCCCGGCGAACCGAGCTACGGACCTGGTCCCGGGGCGGAGCGACGAACAAGGACAACCCAATCCTGATCCGGATCCGAGGGCGGTGCTCCCAGGCACACACGGCCGGGCCCGCGGACGTTGCGGACCGTGCCCGGCTGAAGTTCACCGCCCTCGCGGGGGTTATACCAGGCCACTGAAAAACTCTGCTCGAACCGCTGCAGGTCCAGGGTGACGGAACCACCCTCGGTCAGATAGATCACGTAGAGTTCGCCGGGTTGCGCCAGGCAAAACCGGGTGTTCTCGTGGGTCGGATTGTCCACAAGCACGTCCGCGTTGTGCAGGGCCCAGAAAGGGATGTGCTGTTCGCGGAAGAACGAGAGGGCCAGACGGGCGTACCGCCAGCTTCCCTCCCGGCTACGCCAGTCCTCGCATTGCAGGTCGTTCTGGGGAAGGTCGTAACCAAAGTAGTACTCCACGCCGGCGCCGCCCGCCATCAGGGTGCCCCAGAGACAGTACTTCCGAATTTCATGCAGCGTATACGTGGCTTTGCCGTCTCGTGCGACGCCATCGTGCCCGGCATAGCCGGGGTCGGGCGGTACACCGCCCGAGGCGGGATTCTGTTCATCGTGAGAAACGACCCAGGGATGGCCGGCCACGGTGGAGCGTTCGATCCAGTGCAAGGTTCGCCGGTGCGCCTGGGCCCAGTGGTTTTGCAGGGAGACCCCTGTGAGCACGGTGGGGTCGCCGAGCAAGGGGTTGTAGACCCGGTCCTGCTGGGAGGGAAAAGTGTGGATGACAACGGGATGATCGTATGGATCGAGGGCACGCAGCCATTGCGCCATGGCTCGGATCTGGTCCGTGGTTTGGGAGTTTTCCTCGCCCAGGTTCCATTGCAGGGCGGGCAAATGGGCGAACCGTGCCACCAGTTCGCGCAGGTACAATTTCCGTTCCGGCCCCAGGTCTCCGCCATCCAGGGCCTCCGGTACGGGGCGGACCGTCCCGTCGGCACCGGGCCGGTTGTCGTCCATCTCGGTTTCCTGGAGTTTGAAATGTACCATCAGACCGCGCGCGTTGGCGTGCTCGAACACCAGGGCCCACTGGTCAAGCTTCGAACAGTCGTAGTGAAACTTCGCCGTGCGCGCCACAAACGGCCAGACATCATCGCCGTCGCCTCCCGCGTTGTAGGTGAGCATGCTCACGGAGTTCATCCCGCGGCCTGCCAGGTAGTTCAGCGCACCGATCAACCCTTTGCCCCGGCCGTTTTGCCAGGACGGGTCGCCGGGCCGCCAATCCCGCACATGCGGCTGCCAGGATTTGAGTCGGCCGGCCGGAGTGTTTTCACCGGGTCGAGCCGCGCGGCGTGCCGGTGCCACCGTGCCATCGAAGTCGGCATAACCGAGCAGGTTTTCAGGCGAGTCGGCGCCCGCCTTGAGAAAGAACTCCCGAGTACCCGCGGTGCGCAGGTACCGCTGACCGACGTATTCCAGCCGGCCACGCCCGCGGAAGTCGGGGAACGATTTGTCCGTGGGACCGATCTGAAACGAACCGGACCGATGAAAGAGCTGGCGGGCACTGGTAAGAGCGTTGTCGTCGATGGCCACACCCCGTCCCTGCCAGAGCCGCAGCTCATAGTGCCACAGGCCGGAGGCGTTCGGCGTAAAATGCACGCGCCAGCAGGTGCCGGCTTCCGCCGACGTCTCAGCGGCCCGTCCATCGGCGGCAAAGTAGCCCGGCACTTCCCAAACCCGCCCCGAAGCGCCATGCCGGAACGTGGCGGTCAACCGGTAGTCGGTGAACGGGTTGGGATCGGTATCCGTCTCACGGGCGAACGGTCCGTCCAAATCCAGTGTGATCTTGTGCCATTGCTTGAGCTCACCGTGGATTCTGACGGTACCCGTGCCATCCCCGGCTCGAGTCGCGCCCGCCACCGGGACCGGGGACTGCGAAAAGGCCGGCAGCGGAACCGCAGCAGATGCAAGAAACCCGGCGCCCAACCAGCAAAGCCACCCGCGTTTCATGTCCTCCAGTGTCGGGTGCACACAAAGCCGGGGCAAGTCGTTGCGGTCCGGCCACAAAAACCCGGCCGGAAGGCGGTTTGAGGTCAGTCTGCACCCGGCCGGGACCGCAAGGGCCGGGGCTTTTGTCGCGGCGGCCGTTGCCAGTGACGAATCCGATGCAGGTAATCCAGTTCCTGACGCAATTTCAGGTAACTGGCCAGTCGCTCCGGATCCAGTTCCCCGGCCGCCGCCGCCGCCCGGACGGCACACCCCGGCTCGGTCTGATGCTGGCAATCGCGGAACTTGCAGCGGAGCGCCAGCAGTTCAATGTCCGGAAACGCCTCGTGCAATCCCTCCCCGGCCATCCAGAGGTGAAACTCCCGTATGCCGGGCGTGTCAATCACCAGCCCCCCGTCAGGCAACACGATCAATTCCCGCCACGTGGTGGTGTGCCGCCCTTTGTGATCCCGTTCGCGCACCTCGGCCGTGGGTTGGATCTCTTCGCCATAAAGTCGGTTGATCAGGCTGGATTTCCCCACGCCGGACGGACCAATGAATACCCCGGTACGCCCCGCCGGCAGGAGCCTGCGCAATTCCTCAACCCCCAGACCGGTGCGTGCGCAGGTGAGGATGACCGGTGCATCACCGGCCCTTCGACGGGCTTCATGAACCAGCGCGGCGGGGTCGGGGCACAGATCGGCCTTGTTCAACACCACGGCCGGTTGGACACCACCCTCCAGGCACATAAGCAGCATCCGCTCAAGCAGACGGGGTTGAAACGTCTGATCCAGTGCCTGGACCAGGAACGCCACATCCACGTTCGTCACCAGCACCTGCTCCTCGGTCTCCCGGCCGGCCACCTTGCGGGCCAGTCGGGTCCGGCGCGGCAGGACCACCTCAATGCGCGCCGGCTGACCCCGCGCGCCGGGGACGCGGTACCCCACCCAATCGCCCACCTTGGGCAACTCGGCGTCACTCTGGGCAAGCCGGACCATCCGGCCCGGAACCTGCCCCTCGCATTCGCCCTCCTCGCCCCAAAGCAGGTAACGATACTTCTCCTGCGTGACCACCCGCGCCGGGCGCAAACCGGCTGCGCGGTGGGGTCGAAAAGCGTCCTCCCAGGCCGTATCCCAACCCAGTACCTCCAACGACGGTGTGTGGCCGTTCATGCAGGCTACACAGCTAATCACAGGTTGAAGACTCTGGCAATGACCCGGTGAGGGCGAAGTCGGACCGGACCAGTCAGGGATCGGGGTTTTCGACCGCACCCACGACCCGGGGCACGGAGACAGCAGTCACCGCGACCTCCATCGTCGGAGTGCCCACCCCCGGCAACGTGGGGACACCAAACCCGCCGCGCACCAAACGGGTCAGTACCGAACCCGATAAAACATCCTCAGATGGGTCGGGCGCACGACGTACGGACTGGTGGCATCGGGAACCGGCTGCCACGGACCCGTGATGGACGGCGCCTGCTCCAAAACCCCGGGCGCAGGCCAGGAAAGGACCAGCCCCTCCCTCGTCCGCTGAACCGTGACCTTGCGGTCGCATACCACCGTGACGCGGAAGGTGCAGGTGGCGGTCTTCCCCGCCACGGAGGTGGCGATGTTGGTTACGATGGTGGTCCCGATCGGGAACCAACTGCCGGAAGGCGGCATGGACACCACGGCCACGTTGGTCTCATAACGCGTGAAAGCCCGCACGCTGAACTGGACATACGCGCCGTCGACGCTGTCGCAGGGCACCACCATGTCGGGCGGACATTGAATCGTCACCGGCGACGGATCCACCGCCGCCAGGGTCACGTTCGTCTGACCGACATTGCCGTTGTCGTCCACCACGTACAGCCCGATCGAGTAGATCCCGGGCGGCAGGGCGGTGCCCGGCACGGGTTCCTGTTGGGGACGCGGCTGTTTGGTCGAACAGTTGTCCTCCACCGCCGCCATGGCGCGCAAATCCGGCACGTACGCAAACCCGGGCTGCTGCTGATTCTGTGTCACGTCCACGGTTAAATGGGTCACGGGAGTCACCACCCGGGGCGGTTCTACATCCCCGAAATAAAAGCATCCGGGATGACCGTAGGAATCGTACAGAGCCCAACCGTAACTGAGCATGCCGAAGGACTCGGGCGCGGTAATGACATGCACGCCGGCGCCCACCGGCACGTTGGCCACCGCGTAAGAACCGCCGGGAATCGGCTGGAACAGCGTCGGGCTGATGGGCACACCATCCACCAACACATTGTTCGTCACCGAGGTCGGCACCACCAGTTGCACGTAATGGGTACTGAAATCGTTGGTCCGGGCACAAACCACGTAAACGCGCGTGAAATGTCGCGGGGATTGCACCAGCGCCATGAAGGGGTCCGCGTTGGGGTTGCCGTCCCAATCGGAGCTGGCGGCATAATGCGCAACCAGAACCGGCCGCGTGGCCTCCACGCGGGCCGGGCCCGCTGCCACCCGGAGGACGGACTCCCCGGCGTTCAGCGTGGCCACGGGCGTGCCGTTCACGGAAACAACCGTGCCGTCATGGGCGGCCAGGACACGGTACGGGCTGCCCCCGCTCCGCGAGGCCAGCGGCGCCAGATGGTACTCGCCACCCCACGCGTTCACAGGCAACAACTGCTCGACCAGGGTGTCGCAATACCACTGGTTCGCGGTGGGCACATTGGCACAGGCATGACCCGCAAATACCGCCACCGGGCGGGTGGCCTTGATCAAGGTGCCGGTCAGATCAGCCGGGGCATCGTTGGTGTCCCGCAACTGGTACACGTCACCCGGTTGGAGGACCACGGTGTACGCCACCCCGGGCGTTTTGATCACCGTGGTGGGCGAGGGAACAATGGTCACCACGGTGTTGCTTTCGGTGCCGACAATCGCGAACTGGCTCCCGTTCAGCGGCGGCACTCCCGCGTGGAGATTCGGCCAGGCCAGCACCCTGTACTCGGTGCCCAATGTGCTGACGTGCAGGGCGTGGTAACTGTCGCTGGTGTGCTTGACGTGATTGAATGCAACGACGCGTACATCCCGCGTGGCTTTCACGTACACGGCGCGCCCGGGCAGGACAACGTCGTTGAAGTCGCCAAGGTCGGCCGGGGCCGGCAACGCCACCCAGGCCACAAAGTTGGTCGGGATGCTGACATTGGTGACGAAACCGAGGGCCGGGATGGTCACCGTGGCCAACGTACCCGCAGAACCCTGAATGCACAGAGCCGGTTGCGGCGGGTTGGTGGGATCGGGCGCATAATTCCCGGGGAACGTCAACCAAAACTCCCTGCCTTCACACCCCAGGTCACACCGCTCCCGATCGCGAATGATGCGCACGGGATGATCCTCCACCTCGCCATCGGGTGCCAACCCGACAAAACTGAGCCCCTTACCCTGCACCGTGTAACGCCAGCGGGAGAAGGTCAGACCGGGGACCGCGTCCTCGGGCACGTTGAAGGAGAGGATGTTCAGGCCCGGACTGACCGGCGTATCGGCAAAAACCTGCTCGCCCGGATCCGCCCACGAACCGTTCCGATTGAAATCCACCCACGCGTACAGCCGACCACTGTCAGACACGGTCACCTCAACGGTCGCCGCCCGTCCCGGTACCAGAGCGGAAGTAAACACCACGCCGTCCTCGTCGTCCGGGCCCGAGCTCGGGTTCATGTCATCGCCATCGGCGTCCGCCGTTGGCTGCCCGTCCAATTCAATGTCAACGGTGCTGCCCATGTAGAACTCGCTCCAAACGTGTCGGGCCCCGTCGTCCCTGAGTAGCGTGGGATACGGCGCCGGAGCGTCCCCAAAGTCCAGCCGCTGCTCAATGTTCACCCGGTAGTCCTCCACTTCGCCATCGCCGGCCAACCCGTCGAACCCCACGTTACCCTCCCGGTTGAGTCGAAACCGGGCGAAGGTGGTACCCGGCCTCGCGTTGGCGGGAACCCAAAAGCTCAGAATGTTGCTGCCACTGAAAATCAGCTGGTTGGTGAAGATTTGTTCCCCCGGATCGGCCCATGTCTCGTTGCGGTTGAAGTCCACCCAGGCGTTGAGCCGGCCCGAGCCAGGGCCTCCGTTGGGGTTTTTCGGAGCCGTGAGAGTCACCAGCACTTGGGCGGACTGGCCCGGGACCACGGGAGTCAGAAAGAAAACCCCGTCCTCGTCATCCACGGCGCCGGGCGGGTTGAGGTCATCACCCATGGCGTTGGCATCGGGTTGCCCGTCCGGTTCCGTGTCCACCCACGTGCCCAGGCAAAACCCCGGCAACACAATGTGCCGGGCCCCGTTGACCGACACCAACGTGGGGTACTTGCCGGGCGCGTCGCCAAAATCCAGATTCGACTCCTCCACGAAAACCAGATAATCCTCCACCTCCCCATCCGGCGCTTCTCCGGTCACTTTCAGGCCCGAACGGACCGTGCTGACGCGGAACCGCGCAAAGCTGGGACCCGGCCGGGCATCGGTCGGTACCCCAAACGACAATGTATGGGTCCCTCGACTCACCGGTACCGCCACAAACACACGGTCCCCAGGTTGATCCCATGAGCCGTCCCTGCCAAAGTCCACCCACGCATCCAAATAAGCGATCTCGAAGTTGCCCGTGACGCGGACCTCCACCTGGGCAGTGCCGCCGGGAACAAGCGGCGTCAAAAAGCTCACCCCATCCTCATCGTCCGCTGCCGGTGGATTCACGTCATCGCCCAGTGCATTGGCGTCCGGCTGCCCGTCGTCCTCCATGTCCACGATGTTGCCCAAAACCGGCCCTTGGACCACGTGAAAGGCCCCGTTTTCAGCCCGTTTCGTCGGATAAGGAGGCGGGGCGTCACCAAAGTCCCTTCCCTGCGACCACGCCGGCTCGGCCCACCCAACCATTGCCAGCACCAATGGAATTAACCACGCCCGTACCGGGAAATACCGATGCGGCGCAACCCGCCAACCAGCCCCATGCGGCTGCCCGGCCGGGGCCGGTTCCCGACCCCGCCCCGGCGCCCCGGGACCGGTTCCAAACGTTCGAGTGGCAATCAAGTCTCTCATGGGTACTCCTAAAAGGCCTAGAACGAGTATTCCACCGTGGAAGCCGGGTTCAGGATCAGGACGAGGTGGATGAACGCCTGAGGTGCACTGGTGTGCAGGTTCACCACAAGACCGCTCAGGCCGATGCCCAACAACATGTCCGCATAACCTTCACCCGGCCATTCCACCACCGTGTCGGTCCCCTGCTCAAAGCTCAGGTCGAAGATGTAGACGTCGTTACCCCGGCCACCGACCAGAAGATCGTCACCCCCGTTGCCGCGGAGTGTGTCGTTGCCGTCACCGCCATACAGTTCGTCATTCCCGCTGCCGCCATACAGCGTGTCATCGCCTTCCATGCCGTACAGGATCGCCACCCCCGTAAAGAGACTGGCATCCAGGACATTCGCACCGGCGCCACCCACGAGCACGGCCCGCTCCATGCTGTTCAACTGATTCAGCTCCGAACCGATCCTCAGCGTCGTGTCCGTCAGGGTCATGTGCGCATCACGGGATTCGAAGACGGTGTCCGTGCCCGCCCCACCGAGGATCTGGTCGTTACCCCGCCCGCCGCTGATGTAGTTGTCCAGTGCATTGCCTTCCAGCACATCGTCTCCGTCACCGCCCCGGAGGTATTCGATGCTGTTGTCATGAATGAGCGTGAGAACCAGACGGCCGGCCGCCACCGTCTGCGGCGACGTGACACCCAGGCGGACCGTCACACCCACCGAGCTCGTCTCGGAAAAGTCCAGCATATCAAACCCGGCACCGGGAACCTCATCCACGATGTCCTGTCCCAGCACGTCATCCACGTCGAACCGGTAGACATCGTTGCCCGGGCCGCCGCGGAGGATGTCGTCGCCCGGCCCGCCCACCAGGATGTCCGACCCGGCCCCGCCAATGAGCACGTCATTGCCCTCCCCGCCGATCAGTGTCACCGAGCCGCCAAAGGCCGAGGCGTCGAGGAGGTTGTTGCCGGGCCCACCGGTCAACCGGGCGCGTTCAATGCTCGTCAGCGTGTCGGTGACGCCGCCAATCGTAAGTGTGCTGTTGGTAAGGATGAAGTCTGCGTCTGCGGTTTCGACCACAGTATCCACCCCGCCGGCGCCGTCGAGGTTGTCCTGTCCGGGTCCGCCGGTCAGGACGTTGTCCAGGCTGTTGCCGCGCAAATTGTCGTTACCCGAGCCGCCGATCAGATTCTCAAGGTCCTCCGCGAGCAAAAGGAAGTATAGCTCGCCGGCAACAACGGTCTGGGTAACGCCCAGCAGGCCCAGGTCAACCGTTACAGCCGTGCTGAATGCCGAGAGATCAATCGTGTCACTGCCGGGGCCGCCCAGGATCACATTCAGGTCCGGACCCGCGGAGCCGTCCGGGAAGAACTTGAACCGGTCATCGCCGGGGCCGCCCTCGTACCAGTTGGCGCCCGGTCCGTCGAGGATGAGATCGTTTCCATCGCCGGCGTACACCCAGGCCGTCCCGGTGAACTGCCTGAGATCAAACACGTCATCCCGTTCGGTGCCGGTTAGCACGGCCCTTTCCACGGAGACAAACGTGATCGAACCGCCGGCACCGGTGAAGGTGACGCTTGTGGAAGTGAGCGTCACGGTACTGCCAGCCGGCGCGGGAGCCCCGGGCACCGGCAGGAGCAGACGCAGCGTGTCCTGGGTACCACCGCCGCCCCACAACGTCAAAGCCCCTGCGGTCCAGCCGCTGATGTCGAACGAGTCGTCCTGACCACTGCCGATCAACAGCATTTGCTGGATCCCATCCAGCTGGTCCACCTCGTAGATGGAATCATCCGTGGGTGTGGGCGCGGGATCGCGCTGGGTGATGAACAGCCGACGGTTTTGCACCACAAACTCCACCGGCCAGACCGCACCGGACAAATCCTCGATCAGCAGGTTGACGCCCGTGCCACCGTCAATCACGTCGTTGCCCCGGCCGCCCGTAAGGGTGTCGTCGCCGGGACCGCCCATGAGAATGTCCGGGCCGCTGCCGCCGATGATCGTGTCGTTACCCAGACCGCCGACGAGGATGGCCCGACCCGAGAAGCCCGAGGCGTCGAGCAGGTTGTTGCCCTCGCCGCCGATGAGACGGGCCTGTTCAATCGAATTCAGGATCATGGGCCCACTGGCCACGCTCACGGCCAGGCCCGTGTCCGTCAGGAAGAAGTCGCCGTCGGCCGCCCATACCACAGTGTCCAGACCGCCGCCGCCGTCGAGGCTGCCCTGTCCGGTCCAGCCGGTGAGGATGAAGGTATTGTTGCCCGGGCCGCCCGTAAGGTGGGCGATCTCAATTCTCTCCAGGATGTCCACCTCACCGGTGCCGCGGCGCAATTCGTGGTCGGTCAGCACGAAATCGGTGTTGGCGGACTCGACGATGCGGTCCGTGCCCTCGCCGCCCAGCAGGATGTCGTTGCCCGGGCCGCCATCGAGCCAGTCGTCTCCGCCCTTGCCATCCAGGAGATCATTCCCGGGGCCGCCCTCGAGGCGGTTGTGGTTGCTGTTGCCCCGGATGACGTCGTCCAACGCACCGCCCCGGACCACCTCAATCCCTTCACCCACCAACTGCAGCCGGAGATGGTCGTTGACGGTCTGGAACACACCCACCAATCCCAGGTTCAGTTGGATGGACCGGGTGGTGGTTCCGGAGAAGTCGAGGGTGTCCACACCGGGATCGCCCAAATGCTCGACCACGGTCTCGTCGCCCCATGGCAGGTCGGTGTCAAACACATAGGTCTCGCTACCCGCACGACCCTCGAGCCAGTCGTTGCCCGGGCCGCCCTGCAGCACGTTGTCGAGACTGTTCCCGAGCAGGACGTCATCACCGTCACCGCCGACGGCGTTCTCAATCTCATCCAGCAGGATCAGGTCGAGGTCCGGGTGGACGGTCTGCACGGTGTTCAGGATCGCCATGTCCAGCACCACACCGTCGGGAGTGCCGGAGAAGTCCAGGGTGTCGGCTCCCCCGTTGCCGCGCAGGGTGATGACCCCCAGCGGCTGATTCACGACGAACCGGAACACGTCACCGGCCGAGCCACCCCAATACGTGTCGTTCCCCGCCGTGGCGACGAACGTGACCGACCGCGAGTATCCGGAGGCGTCCAGCACATTCGCCGAGGGCCCACCTTGGAGAGTCACGTTCTCCAGCGAGGCCAGGTGATACGTGGCTCCGGTGGGCAGCGCCAGGGCCGCATCCTTCGGGAATCCCATCCACAAGATCCAGAACAGCCTTTCCCATGCCGTGGCATCCTTCAGCACCATGTCGGTGTCGTTGGTGACCAGGAGCGTGTCCGTCCCACCCGACCCATGAATGATGGCGGTGCGGGTCCAGCCGTTCAGGTCGAAGCGATTGTCCTGGGCGTCGCCATACAGTTCAGCCACCTCCAGGTCGTCCCGCAGCGTATGAACGTTCAACGGCACCAACGAACCGCCCAACCAATGTTGGTGTGTCAGCGTAGCAGGCGTCAGCACAATGCCCGGCACCGGCCGGCGTGAGATCACGGTGTCCCGACCGGGATCGCCCCGGATGTCATCGTCGCCCTGGCCGACCTCAATCCGGTCATCGCCCAGCCCGCCCAGCACAATGTCCACGCCGTCGCCGCCGGCCAGTCGATCGTCTCCGAGCTGCCCATCCACGAAGTCGGCGCCCGGTCCGGCATCAATCACGTCATGACCCGGGCCACCAAACCTCTCGATCCGTCCCAGCCGCGTGGGCTGATCCATCTCGGCCCATGGGCCGGTCACAGCATAAGCCGGAATGCTGCCTGAATCGCCCAGGAGGATGTCCCAATCCGCACCGCCCAGGATGAAATCGTCGTCGGTAACCGTGGGATTGGCCGCCCCCACAATGTACACGGTCGCCGTGTCACAAGGCCGGCCGGTGGCGTCATGCAGCGTCAGCGTGAAGTAACGGAACTCGGTAAAGCCAAGGTTGCGATTGTGGATGGGGATGCGGAAGGTCTTGACCGTTTCACCCACGTCAAACACCAGCACGACCGTCGTGGCGGTGAAGTTGCGGGCAGCCGGCGGGGCCGAGACCGCGCCGTTGGGGCCGGTCCCGTCCAGGGTACGGGCCACCACCACACCCGCCGTGGTGGCCCCACCCCGGAGGACCGTGATCTCCACGTAGCCGGGCTGAACCTCCGAAACGCTGTAGGTGCCGCGGCTGAACTGGTAGTTCCCCACCTCTGCATATTGCCCGGCGGGAACAACACCCGCGTCGATCGTGAGCTTCTGGGGATTGCTCGGGGTCAGCTCGATGACACGCGTGCGGTTCACAAATTCTGCGTCGCTGTCCACCGCGGAGGCATCGGTGACCGGATTGGCATCGCCGACGTTGGCACTCACGAACGTGTAGCCATTCGGCAGCTCGAACTCCACCACATACCGGCTCGGATTGGCGGGGTTCGGGTCAATGTAAAGGTTGGTGAACTCATAGATCCCCGTGGTGGTGAAGACGGCATTCACCGGGTTACCGGCCGCATCCAGGAGGGTCACCAACACGCCCTCGGTCAACAGGGAGTCACCCGGATCCTGTACGTTGTTCAGGTTCAGATCCCGCCAGATCTCGCCCCTGATCCTGCCGGGGAACAGTTGCGGTCTGACCGCAAAGATCGGGCCGTCATCGTAAATCGGATGCAGGGTTGAACCGGGTGGCAGACCATACTCGCTTGCCAGGTTCGTTGAGGAGGTCACGACAACGACCTCGGCATCGTAAGCGGTACGGTTGACTGGCATGTTGGTGTCGGTGGCCGTCTGCCAATGCCCGCCCACGACGTGATCATCCCCACCCCCGGCGTCAATCCGGTCATTACCCGGCCCGCCAAAGATGGT
Coding sequences within it:
- a CDS encoding family 78 glycoside hydrolase catalytic domain produces the protein MARTTGWVVPGLFLVGIRPVDAAGELQPIALRCEYDAFARSVEVTNPRLSWKLTGSGRGRRQTAWQILAASSPERLARDEGDLWDSGRVFSDETLHIRYGGRPLRSSEQVFWKVRVWDENGRPSPWSTNGTWLMGILDPAEWRGRWICAPAETEALILRKEFDVRPNLTRAVVHVCGLGHYEMFLNGNRVGDDLFTPGWTDYRKTTLYDTYDVTRLLRPGQNAVGLMLGNGMYHVVRRHRFAKFTGSFGPLRAILHLRLEYADGSTEFVGTDPTWKVHPGPITYSSIYGGEDYDARRDPPGWKLPGFDDREWDFAVAVVRPAATLRGHQAAALPIRAIETRKPVSVRQLAPDLWIFDLGQNASWMPRLRVRGPAGSAVRLTPAEILFPDGTIDRRTMGSPDRGLSWWQYTLRGDAEHGADSETAGVETWFPQFYYVGCRYLEARLFPAQPGGALPEIVSLEGVLVHSISEPVGEFECSNPLLNRIRDLVRWAQRANMVSILTDCPHREKLGWLEQYHLNGPSIRYEFDLGRLFTKAMHDMADAQQPDGLVPNIAPEYTVFDGPFRAAAEWGSAFIQVPWQQYVFYADADLLRAYYDRMQRYFAWLEGRASHGLLDQGLGDWCDWGPQRLNRAELTPPAVTATAFYYLNAATLARVARVLGREADATAYAQKADLIRAAFREAFWDPARRGYATGSQAANAIALAMDLADPARREEVLGSLIRDLAVQGWAMTAGDVGFRFLVQALAESGHSDVVYRMVNRREPPGYGYQIEQGATALTEFWDARPTGSHNHFMLGHITEWFYKDLCGIECDPDGPGFKKIIIRPDPVGDLTRARARYDSVRGLIETEWRREDGAFRLRVTLPPNTRGTVWLPALEVGGVTESGRPAGESPGVEFLRMEGDRAVFAVQSGTYEFQSRF
- a CDS encoding DUF5060 domain-containing protein, whose translation is MKRGWLCWLGAGFLASAAVPLPAFSQSPVPVAGATRAGDGTGTVRIHGELKQWHKITLDLDGPFARETDTDPNPFTDYRLTATFRHGASGRVWEVPGYFAADGRAAETSAEAGTCWRVHFTPNASGLWHYELRLWQGRGVAIDDNALTSARQLFHRSGSFQIGPTDKSFPDFRGRGRLEYVGQRYLRTAGTREFFLKAGADSPENLLGYADFDGTVAPARRAARPGENTPAGRLKSWQPHVRDWRPGDPSWQNGRGKGLIGALNYLAGRGMNSVSMLTYNAGGDGDDVWPFVARTAKFHYDCSKLDQWALVFEHANARGLMVHFKLQETEMDDNRPGADGTVRPVPEALDGGDLGPERKLYLRELVARFAHLPALQWNLGEENSQTTDQIRAMAQWLRALDPYDHPVVIHTFPSQQDRVYNPLLGDPTVLTGVSLQNHWAQAHRRTLHWIERSTVAGHPWVVSHDEQNPASGGVPPDPGYAGHDGVARDGKATYTLHEIRKYCLWGTLMAGGAGVEYYFGYDLPQNDLQCEDWRSREGSWRYARLALSFFREQHIPFWALHNADVLVDNPTHENTRFCLAQPGELYVIYLTEGGSVTLDLQRFEQSFSVAWYNPREGGELQPGTVRNVRGPGRVCLGAPPSDPDQDWVVLVRRSAPGPGP
- the rsgA gene encoding ribosome small subunit-dependent GTPase A, producing the protein MNGHTPSLEVLGWDTAWEDAFRPHRAAGLRPARVVTQEKYRYLLWGEEGECEGQVPGRMVRLAQSDAELPKVGDWVGYRVPGARGQPARIEVVLPRRTRLARKVAGRETEEQVLVTNVDVAFLVQALDQTFQPRLLERMLLMCLEGGVQPAVVLNKADLCPDPAALVHEARRRAGDAPVILTCARTGLGVEELRRLLPAGRTGVFIGPSGVGKSSLINRLYGEEIQPTAEVRERDHKGRHTTTWRELIVLPDGGLVIDTPGIREFHLWMAGEGLHEAFPDIELLALRCKFRDCQHQTEPGCAVRAAAAAGELDPERLASYLKLRQELDYLHRIRHWQRPPRQKPRPLRSRPGAD